Genomic segment of Jaculus jaculus isolate mJacJac1 chromosome 6, mJacJac1.mat.Y.cur, whole genome shotgun sequence:
TTGATGTGGGAACCTATTTTAGGATCTTAAGTTATACTTAACATTCTTGCAAAGATAATAGtttctcaagatttttttttctgttacagcAAATTGAAACCAGGGCCTTTTTCAattaggcaagtgttctatcactgagAAGTATCTTTCCATTGAATGTCCTCaacttgtaatttttaaaatatttatttggaatcaGGCATGGcagtgtatacctttaatcactgcactcaggagacaaaggtaggaggatcaacatgagttcaaggccaccctgagactacatagtgaattccaggtcagcctgggctagagcgagaccctacctcgaaaaaccaaaaataataaataaataagtaaaatatttttttaaaaaatgaattaaatttctGGTCAACAACCTGGCATTGACATGAAAAATacaggggctgagagatggttcagcaattaaaacacttgcttgcaaagcctaccagctcagcattcatgtaaagccaaatgtacaaagtagagcatgcacctggaggtcatttacagcagcaagaggtcctggtgcatatatttattctctctctctttgcaaataaataaataaaaatattttaacaagaaaagaagaatgtAACATTTCAAATAGCTTAAGAGAAGTGTTTGTATGATAAAGAATATGACTATCCCTCAGGATATAGCTGATACCTTCAGGGAGAGGTctgagacattaggatcagatcTATATGACATATGGCATTCAAAAATATCGGgactagggctgtagagatggcctagcagttaagatgtttgcctgcaaagtataaggacgcaggtttgattctccagtatctatggaaagccagatgcccaaggtggtacatgcatctggagttcatttgcagtgactagaggccttggtgcttccatattcattctctctttctctctctctcaaattaaaaaaaaatgaggggctggagagatggcttagcggttaagcgcttgcctgtgaagcctaaggaccccggttcgaggctcggttccccaggtcccacgttagccagatgcacaaaggggcgcacgcgtctggagttcatttgcagaggctggaagccctggcgtgcccattctctctctccctctatctgtctttctctctgtgtctgtcgcttcaaataaataaattaaaaaaaaatgagtattttaaaaaataaaaaatatgggctagaaagatggcttagcagttaagcacttgcctgtgaagcctacagaccccggttcgaggctcaattccccaggacccacaatagccagatgcacaagggggcatgcacatctggagttttgtttgcagtggctggaagccctggagcgcccattctctacccccctccctcccctccccccctctctgctgctcccaaataaataaataaaaataaccaaaaaaactttttaattaaaaatatatcaggACTGGCTGCAGTCAGTATACTAATTACCTCCCAGATCACTGTACTCAATAAAATTATtcttcccccacaaaaaaaaaaaagaagtattaggACTTCCTATTATATCAAAGAACACATCTCCGTCTTTGTAAGACTCAGGATGCAACTCCTACTGAGCAACATTACACAAGATCATTGGCCCAGACATGGTAACACAGCTTCAATCCCAGGACTTGAGAAACTgagatagaagaatcaccatgagttttgaggccagccttggttacagagcaaattccaggtcagtctgaattagaatgagagcctacttaaaaaaaaaaaaaaaaaaaaaaaatcgggctggatagagatggcttagtggttaaggtacatgcctacaaagccaaatgacccagattcaattctccaggtcccacataagccagatgcatatggaggaacatgcatctggagttcatctgcagtagctagaggccccggcttgcccattctcttcctctcactctctctgtctctaataaataaatataaataaaatctttaaaaaatagataatctctctctctgactggatAAAAAAGTTCTATTTGTACCTGATGATGTCAGTTTAGCAAGTTCAATGAGAAAAGCCTGGTTCTGATAAGTCTAGATTTAATCTCAGAAAATTCAGAAACAAGCCAAATCATTTCAGCAGGAAATACTTGGGATTTCTCCACTACACTCTAGTAAAAGTTAGGGTTAAGAGCAGATATCATGAACGGCAAAGCCTCCTATTAAGTATAAGCTAGCAAAGTCCAGTAAGGGAAGTGTCAGTAGAAACTAGCAAATATTATTCTTACCTAATATTTCTGACCTGAAAGAGGTCATCTATTTCTGAAGCTCAAAGGGGCTTTCAGCTTctcaaattcatttatttctggaCCTCAGTGCTGAGTAAGTCATTGGCTCAGATGACTAACATCAACTGTAGAAGTGACTGGTAAGACAGACAAGTCAGTCAACCTTCCCCCTCTGTTCACCAAATTCTCAGCCCTAGAAGTCTTTCAGTCACTTGAACTCCcagcttaaaacaaaaacaaaaacaacagactAACACCTCTATCAAATCAAATCCACTTGATTCCAGCCCTTTGATGCTCTCTCATTACATACAGGTAGTTGATGATCACATTTATGTCCTAAATTTTCATTCTATATAAgaaacacagccaggcatggtggcacatgccttaatcccagctcttgggaggcagaggtaggaagatcaatgtgggttcaaggccaccccaagactacagagtgaattccaggtcagcctggactgaagcaagaccctacctcaaaccatcCCCCCCAAAAGAAACACAATACTGTGTAGACCCTTTAAAGTGATCACAATTTCATTACTGAAAACAATAACATTAGCTAATAGTTCTTAAGCATTTACTATGTGCTACATACTATGTTAAGTCCTTTCCTTAAAATATCTCATTTAAGGGCTTGAGAGCTGgatcagtggtttaggcacttgccttaaagcctaatgatctgggttcaattccccagtgcccacgtagagccagatgcaccaagtggtacatgcatctggagttcatctgcagcagctggaggccctagagcactcattcattctctttcttttctctcttcttgcaaataaatattttttaattaagttattttttattaacaacttccacaattgtaaacaatatcccatggtaatgccctccctcccccaacaaataaatatttttaaaaaataaagataaaataattatatatatcatTTAATCTCAAAAAACTGAATAAACTAATTACTCTTAACTGACAGACACATAAAAGAAAACGTGAAAACTAGTATAGGTCACACATTACTAAGTGACAGAAATGAAAGTCAACCTTAAATTGAATGGGCTCCAGAGCTGATCTTTTAATTTCTACTGTATACCAGGAACATATCCTTGGGAAGAAAATCCAAATACAGCAACAGCTTTAGGCATAACAGGCTCACTGCCATGTAATTATAATTGGTAACATGATGCCCTTTACATATTCAATAGTTAACTAAATGGAGGCAATCCAAATAATGCAACATTACGTAAGTATTGAAATtattttggagggctggagagatggctaaatggttaaggcacttgcctataaggccaaaggatccaggttctattccccaggacccacctaagccagatgcacaaggtggcacatgcctctggagtttgtttgcagtggttggatgccctggtgcacccattctctccctctcctccctctctccctctctctctctctgcctctttgtctctctcaaataaataaataaaaataaaatacaaaaaaattatttttgggaatgcagatagctcagcaattaagcaCTTCCTGCGTAAGCAGGAGGGCCCAAGGAGGCCTGAGAAACTGCTCAAATtccatccccagtatccacataaacagctgagtgtaGTCATgtgtgcttgtaaccccagtgccaTGGAGAgtagagacccaagaatcacagGAGCTTGTGAACAAacagctccaggatcagtaatagactccagctcaaaactaGAAtgggcacaggctggagagatggcttagtggttaagaatttgcctgtgaagcctaaggacccaggtttgaggctcaattccccaggacccacgttagccagatgcacaagggggtgcatacgtctggagttcgtttgcagtggctggaggccttggcatgcccattctctctctctctcccccctccccctctgtctgttgctctcaaataaataaataaaaataaacaaaaattttaaaaaaaagactagaatGGGCAGAAGATAGATGGAGCAGGATAGCCAATGACATTCCACATCTGTTACCACAGACAAGCACACCCAACCACAGGTGAGTGTATGGAATATaccatgggcacatacatgtgcatataccacacacacaccaaaataaaaattaaaaaaaattacagataacTTAGATAGAATGGGGAAAATTTATACTATAAATAGAAAATGATGAACGCAAGATTTTATAATCAGATCTcaactacaaaataataataataataataataataataataataataataaaacacacaTGCAAGGCCAGGCAACACATGCCTTTTGTCCTAGTACTCTAGGAGCTGAAGTAgagggatcactatgagtttgaggtcagcctggggctctacaatgagttccaggtcagcctgggttagtgtgagatcctacctcaaaaaaaaaaaaaggaagggaaggggatagaaggggaagaaaagggaggggagggaagggagaaggaagggagtaaaaggtctggagagatggctcagcagttaaagtcacctgcttacaaagcctgatggctcaggtttgacttcccagtactcatgtaaaagccaggtgcacaaagtggcatatgcatctggagtttgtctacagtagcaagaagccctggagcacctattttctctttctctctctgcttacaaataaataataagtaaaaatatttatatgatagaggattaatatctaggatatacaaagaactcaaaaagttaaataataaggaatcaaacaagccaatcaaaaaatgggctatggagctaaatagagagttctcaaaggaagaaatacgaatggcatataagaatctaaaaaaatgttctacgtcactagtcatcagggaaatgcagattaaaactacattgagattccatctcactcctgtcagattggccaccaccatgaaaacaaatgatcataaatgttggcggggatgtggaagaaaaggaacccttctacactgctggtgggaatgcaatctggtccagccattgtggaaaacagtgtggaggttcctaaaacagctagagattgatctaccatatgacccagctatagcattcctaggcatatatccaaaggactcatctcatttccttagaagtacgtgctcaaccatgtttattgctgctcaatttataatagctgggaaatggaaccagcctagatgtccctcaactgatgagtggataatgaagatgtggcacatttatacaatggagttctactcagcagtaaagaaaaatgaagttatgaaatttgcagaaaaatggatggacctggaaagtattatactaagtgaggtaacccaggcccagaaagccaagcgccacatgttctctctcatatgtggatcctagctacagatgattgggcttctgcatgagaatgaaaatacttagtagcagaggccagtaaggtaaaaaggagacataaagggtagagaaaggaagggttgatattgtatatatgtaattacaatgattgtaatggggaggtaatatgatggagaatggaatttcaaatgggaaagtgtaggggtggggagcaagggaattaccatgggatatattttataatcatggaaaatgttaataaaaattaaaaaatatatatttatatgtacgtatacacacacagtgtatgtttgtatgcacatgcatgtatgcatgtgtatgcaacaGAAAGATCtggggggctgagaagatggctcaaggattaaaggcacttgtgtgcaaagcctgccagcccaggttcaatttcccagccacctatgtaagcagaaagtgacacatgtatctgaagttcatctgtagTAGCAAgaagcgctggcatgcccattcactttttatctccctctctcttgcaaattataaattatgtgtatgtgtgtgtgtttgccccAAGATCCAACTAAGAGCTTTTTAACTGCAGCAACTTTAATATACACTATTAGAGCTGGAACTACTGCAACTGCTGGCACTAGACTTGCCCTCCAATGGATCCTCATTTTAAAGGATTTCAAGTGGACTCATTGCAATTACAAGGCCTCGAAAGAGTACTGTATTATTATTCTTCATCACTACCTCCCCAGGTTGGGGGCTGGCAATATGCACACCTGCTGCCTTCCTTGGATGTGGAAGCTGTTTCTCAGGTTCCCTCTCCAGAATAAACCCTGATTCCCCCATCACACGTGGTCACTATGGTAGGCACGGTATCTAGCACAGAAAATTGACAGGGCAGACATTCGAATGCATCAGCCAAGGTTATCTAGAGTCACCAAAGCCACTGGCACCCagcccctttcctttttttttttttttacattttgcaaAAAGTTTAATATGAAAATGTACACGACCTGATTTCACATCAGTAGTAAAATAGGCCTTTTGAGAAGGGGGCATGAATTCCTCTGAAAAGCCACTGTTTAAACTCGTTCCAAAGCTTCCAACATGATGATGCTATTTCCTCGTATGACCACCATCCCAATATTATCTTGCTGCCCACTAGTTGCCATTTCCACACATTCATTGATCACAAGACTCATGAAGGGATCAAATCCCTGCAGTATTCCTTGGACATGTCTGCCACCATTTAATTTCAGTGATAACTTCTTGTCCATAAATTTCTTCAGCTCGGGAGGGTGGGCCTTGCTCATGGCAGCTCGTCCGCAGGACCCGccccttccactttttttttgaaaacgaTCTAAATTTACTAATAAAGACAAGTTAAATACCAAACATGTAGCATAGTCCTATTTATGTAAATAGTGCCTAATTTTAAGCATTCAATAAATCTGTCATTGTTATTACAACAAACATATACTACATAACAAGCAGAAAACTCAATAACTTATTAAATTACaagcttagggggaaaaaaagccaagcatggtggcacacacctttaatcccagcacttgggaggcacaggtaggagaatcactgtgagttcaaggccatcttgagactacatagtgaattccaggtcagcctgggctagagtgagaacctacctcaaaaacaaaaaacaaacaaaaaaaaaaaaaaattacaagcttAGAAGCTTCTTCATATAACTAAGGCATAAATATTACTTTAGGaaaattaaataacatttattCTTTCTGGAAATTATACAGTTTAAAATTGGCACTGAGAATATTCCAATGCTTCCAGTTACCTAAGGATTACATTCCATTCAGTATGTTGGGTCACAGAGAGCTAGCTATGCTGACAATATTTAGAGGTTAAATATATAGACAAAAAATACAGACAATAAGCAAGATCAGGCTGGTATTTTATGGAATGTGATTAATATCTTACAAGAATAGGAGCAGGGATAAGGGACATAAGATTATAACtagatgggaatatgaccaatttgcaatatgctcatatattaaagttaccAGTAAAAACCATGTATctcaggctacagtgagaccctaccttgctatacatctgacagaggattgatacccagaatatacaaagaactcataaaactaaataataaaaaaatcaaacccaattaaaaaatgggctagggaactaaatagagttctcaaaagaagaaatacagatggcatataaacatctaaaaaaatgttctatatccttaaccatcagggaaatgcaaatttaaactactttgagattccatctcactcctgttggaatggctattatcaaaaaatcaaatgacaataaatgctggcaaggatgcagaaaaagacactgttggtgggaatataatctggtatagccattgtggaagttcctgagacagttaaaaatagatttaccacaaGACCTAGCTACaccactactaggcatatatcctaaggatttgtctcactaccttagagatacttgcacatccatgtttattgctgctctattcacagtagctaggaaatggaaccaacctagatgtccctcaactgatgagtggataatgaagatgtggcacacttatacaatggagttctactcagcactaaagaaaaatgaaattatgatatttgcagagaaatggatggacctagaaaagaTTATACTCAGTAAGAgtcccaggtccagaaagccaagcaccacatgttctctcatttgtggatcctagctacaaactcagtagcagaggccagtaagtaaaAAGGGACTATAAGGGAGTAGGGAGAatggaggacttaaggggatggcactgtatatatgtaagtagaagaacagcttaatgggggtggaaagacctaagtgaggtcaagggaagagactgaatagtcaataaaaaaaaaagtagggtgagggagggctaatcaaaacccatgagggtatgaataagtcatatggaaacctacttttttggacaatggtgcatccagaagccTTAGActgtattagaaaaatttcagcttcagggatgggataccttccaatgagttcttggccagggaggtcctgattcccccaaaacattacaggccattgctgaggcttcccaccaggaacagatgctcagaccctactgcagaagacttcacatgctttggctgcaaggccactgagaaatcttgctggagctaagATGAaaaacctcctctctgtagactagctgacagaaagctagaaaaatctatgttgcatgcagctccatgggagagagaagccatcagtggagataaacaacagtggatactgcaagcattaaatctggccagccaggccaaatgagacaacaggtgcaatagtgacatgtctgttatgggggaaaccccataacaactgttctctaattggactggaggccctctccatgggagggaacacatgcctgatactgaaaacctatgatgggggaagtcaccAGCCTTAAGGGTGTATGTAACGCCAGCTggcgtctggctaaatgcatatattatgctcaccaaactacctgataagcacttctcttaatgttcatgcccatatattaatgctactctcacctctggttagggaagtttctcttttcaggtggcggtggcggtgacctacctctgggatgactcagaaggccccatagtgctgagaagtgacagaggagtgcacagCTCTgaaaacatctctaccacatcttccaaggctcagggttcattgcagaagtagagggaagaatctaagagccaaaggaagggcaggactccttccaatgcactcttccagacacaaaatggcctggatatccatgaccttgcagtgcctggcacgacccacacaagaccctcataataggaggaaaagatgatgacatcaaaataaaagagactaattgagaaggggaggggatatgatggagagtggagttgcaaaggggaatgtggagggagggaaggaattaccatggtttactgtctatagttatgaaagttgtcaattaaaaaaagtaaaaaaaaaaaaatagagaaactgattgagagggggagggataggatggagagtggagttatgaagaggaaagtgagggggagggaattaccatagtttattgcctataattacaACAGttccaataaaaaaattttaagaaaagaaaataaatggaatattaaatttaaacaaacaaaaagaccatgTATCTCACACAACATAAAAACAATGGCTTTCAGTGTGCTCTGAGAGAGATAAACCGGTAGCTCCAGCATAACTCAGCAGAGACATACTTAATATGAAAATATGGAAATttttacagctgggcatggtggctcatacctttaatcccagcacatgggaggcagaggtaggaggatctcggtgagtttgaggccaccgtgagattacatagtgaattccaggtcagcctgggctagagcaagaccctaccttgaaaaaccaaaagataataataagaaaaagaagaagaatttttaactgtctcatagcagtttccactaaaataaaccacaaaacacttattttggggggaaaaaggggGCAACTCTAGCACTTCATTTCACAAGTTCCCCAGGAGTCTCAATATTTGAATAAATGAACTGAAATGTCTGCTCCACTGCACTGCACTGGCTTCTGGCCTATCTACAGCAAAGAGTAAGTTGAAGCATTAGAagtgggaagatttttttttcctttctctttctctttctcctgagGTACATGTTACAAGGTAATATAGCTACTAAAAGTAATAAAGATGTTGAAAGTACTAGAATTATTAACTAAagaggaaacaattcagaacttTACAAAATCACCATGCAAAGCAAGTTGGAGTTTGGCTGTCCTGGTGAGTTTTTACCTGTTCGTTGCTCCGTCGGACCACTGCAGTACATGGCATGTTGCTCAATCTTTGTGAGTGGGAAGCCTTGGTTACACAGTGGGCAGGACACTTGGGTACTAGATGAGAAGGCAGAAGGATTTTCTTTCTTACCATCTTCTCTGTTATTAATCTGAGGAACAAGGCAAATAGCAATTGTAATTGCTTTAACTTACAGAATGTTTTCTCTCCCAAATTATTGCAAGAAAGAATGTCCCATATTTCATTTACCTTCAAAGAAATATTATCGATCAGTTTATACCAGATTCAGAAGCAAGGATTGGAAGATGCTACTAATGTAAGTAAAATTTACTCAGAGTCTGTCAACTATATACTAAGCACCACATATGTACTATTTAATCCTCTCAGATTTACAAAGGTATTGCCATACACTTTTTACATGTGAAAAAGTATTATCCAGCACAGTAAAGCAACTTGCACAAAGCCATAAACAAGCAGGTAGAAGAGTTAAGATTCAAACCTAGGAATAACTGCTCCAAACCTCAAGAGTGCTGACCACAATGCTGAAACAGTCTTCACTGCACACAAGTACTGTCTGTGCTACACTGCATGTCTTATATAGCAATAACATCCTAAAGGTAACTTTTTCAATCTCTCACACATACgtgcatgtgcgcgcacacacacacacacacacacacacacacacacacacacactcatacacacacacacaaacaaacctgTGATCCATGTGACTTGAAAACataagaagggggaaaaaaaacataagaagcTTGACAACTAAATTCTAAGCCAAAAATAGAACAATTAAGACTTAAGAACATAG
This window contains:
- the LOC101609687 gene encoding small nuclear ribonucleoprotein G-like — translated: MSKAHPPELKKFMDKKLSLKLNGGRHVQGILQGFDPFMSLVINECVEMATSGQQDNIGMVVIRGNSIIMLEALERV